One region of Mus musculus strain C57BL/6J chromosome 15, GRCm38.p6 C57BL/6J genomic DNA includes:
- the Tymp gene encoding thymidine phosphorylase yields the protein MAAPGTPPPSASGGGGGEPRQLPELIRLKRDGGHLREADIRNFVHAVIDGRAQDTQIGAMLMAIRLQGMNLEETSVLTRALAESGQQLEWPKAWHQQLVDKHSTGGVGDKVSLVLAPALAACGCKVPMISGRSLGHTGGTLDKLESIPGFGVTQSPEQMLHILEEVGCCIVGQSAKLVPADGILYAARDVTATVDSVPLITASILSKKAVEGLSTLVVDVKFGGAAVFPDQEKARELAKMLVRVGVSLGLKVAAALTAMDNPLGRSVGHTLEVEEALLCLDGAGPPDLRDLVIRLGGAILWISGQAETQDQGAARVAAALDDGSARRRFQLMLSAQGVDPGLAKALCSGSPTQRRQLLPHAREQEELLAPADGIVECVRALPLARVLHDLGAGRSRAGQPIRPGVGAEVLVDVGQCLSRGTPWLRVHLDGPALSSQQRRTLQGALVLSDRAPFKVPSPFAELVLPPTIAQP from the exons ATGGCAGCTCCAGGGACACCACCTCCCTCGGCCTcagggggaggaggtggggagccCAGGCAGCTGCCTGAGCTGATCCGCCTGAAGCGAGATGGAGGGCATCTGAGAGAAGCAGATATCAGAAACTTCGTGCACGCGGTGATAGATGGAAGAGCACAGGACACACAAATTG GGGCCATGCTAATGGCCATTCGGCTGCAGGGAATGAACCTAGAAGAGACATCTGTGCTGACTCGGGCCCTTGCAGAGTCTGGGCAGCAACTGGAGTGGCCCAAAGCCTGGCACCAGCAGCTTGTTGACAAACACTCCACAGGAGGTGTGGGTGACAAGGTTAGCCTGGTTCTGGCACCTGCCCTGGCTGCATGCGGCTGTAAG GTGCCAATGATCAGCGGCCGCAGTCTGGGACACACAGGGGGCACACTGGATAAGCTGGAATCGATTCCTGGGTTCGGTGTCACCCAGAGCCCAGAGCAG ATGCTGCACATCCTTGAGGAAGTCGGCTGCTGCATTGTCGGCCAGAGTGCAAAGCTGGTTCCTGCTGATGGGATCCTGTATGCTGCACGAGATGTGACAGCCACTGTGGACAGTGTCCCACTCATTACAG CTTCAATCCTCAGTAAGAAGGCCGTGGAGGGACTGTCCACTCTGGTGGTAGATGTTAAGTTTGGGGGAGCTGCAGTCTTCCCAGACCAGGAGAAGGCCCGAGAACTGGCAAAGATGTTG GTTAGAGTGGGAGTGAGCCTGGGGCTGAAGGTCGCCGCAGCCCTGACCGCCATGGATAACCCTCTGGGCCGCAGCGTGGGCCATACCCTGGAGGTGGAAGAAGCGTTGCTTTGCCTGGATGGTGCGGGGCCGCCGGATCTGCGGGACCTGGTCATTAGGCTAG GAGGCGCCATTCTTTGGATTAGCGGACAGGCGGAAACACAAGACCAAGGCGCCGCCCGAGTGGCCGCGGCGTTGGATGACGGCTCCGCGCGGCGCCGCTTCCAGCTGATGCTTTCGGCGCAGGGCGTGGACCCCGGCCTAGCTAAAGCATTGTGCTCCGGGAGCCCCACGCAACGCCGGCAGCTGCTGCCTCACGCCCGAGAGCAAGAGGAGCTGCTCGCACCGGCAGACG GCATTGTTGAGTGCGTCCGAGCGCTGCCGCTGGCCCGTGTGCTGCACGACCTCGGAGCCGGACGCAGCCGAGCGGGGCAGCCGATCAGACCGGGAGTGGGTGCCGAGGTACTGGTCGACGTGGGCCAGTGTTTGTCCCGAG GGACACCCTGGCTCCGCGTGCACCTAGACGGCCCTGCGCTCAGCAGTCAGCAGCGACGCACTCTCCAGGGGGCGCTCGTGCTATCAGATCGAGCACCCTTCAAGGTCCCTTCACCCTTCGCTGAACTTGTCCTCCCACCGACCATCGCACAGCCCTAA
- the Odf3b gene encoding outer dense fiber protein 3B isoform X1: MGSEVWVGTWRPHRPRGPIAALYRGPGPKYKLPTNTGYKLHDPSRPRAPAFSFGSRPPLRHATCGPGPSYLVPARMTVRGTVGSPAFSIYGRLSHTAPVLTPGPGRYYPERARNVTYPSAPRHTIAPRNWGILAKQETPGPGSYTVPSLLGSRVISKVSAPTYSIYSRSPVGSCFEDLSKTPGPCAYHVVNPMIYKTRAPQFTMLGRTLPPRENTKKPGPASYSVDKHRKPCGWSFGIRHSDYLAPMIQYHVDD, encoded by the exons ATGGGCTCAGAAGTCTGGGTCGGCACTTGGCGGCCACATCGGCCCCGCGGCCCCATCGCGGCGCTCTACAGAGGCCCGGGGCCAAAATACAAGCTGCCAACGAACACCG GTTACAAACTGCACGACCCGTCTCGGCCGCGAGCCCCCGCCTTCTCCTTCGGCTCGCGTCCACCCTTGCGGCATGCAACCTGCGGACCCGGGCCGAGTTACCTGGTGCCTGCTCGCATGACTGTGCGCGGCACAGTTGGCTCCCCGGCCTTCTCCATCTACGGTCGCCTAAGCCACACGGCGCCTGTCCTCACTCCGGGACCGG GCAGGTACTACCCAGAACGCGCGAGAAATGTGACGTACCCCAGCGCTCCTCGGCATACCATCGCTCCCCGAAACTGGGGCATCCTCGCAAAGCAAGAAACCCCAG GCCCTGGGTCCTACACCGTGCCTTCGCTCTTGGGCTCACGAGTCATAAGCAAAGTCTCAGCCCCAACTTACTCCATCTACAGCCGCAGCCCTGTGGGCAGCTGCTTCGAGGACCTCAGCAAG ACCCCAGGCCCTTGTGCCTACCACGTAGTGAATCCTATGATCTACAAGACTCGAGCCCCGCAGTTCACGATGCTGGGGAGGACTCTGCCACCCCGAGAGAACACCAAGAAGCCAGGACCTGCATCCTACAGCGTGGACAAG CACCGGAAGCCTTGTGGCTGGAGCTTCGGGATCAGACACTCAGACTACCTAGCCCCCATGATACAGTACCACGTGGACGACTGA
- the Odf3b gene encoding outer dense fiber protein 3B, with the protein MGSEVWVGTWRPHRPRGPIAALYRGPGPKYKLPTNTGYKLHDPSRPRAPAFSFGSRPPLRHATCGPGPSYLVPARMTVRGTVGSPAFSIYGRLSHTAPVLTPGPGRYYPERARNVTYPSAPRHTIAPRNWGILAKQETPGPGSYTVPSLLGSRVISKVSAPTYSIYSRSPVGSCFEDLSKTPGPCAYHVVNPMIYKTRAPQFTMLGRTLPPRENTKKPGPASYSVDKVVWSRGSRGRG; encoded by the exons ATGGGCTCAGAAGTCTGGGTCGGCACTTGGCGGCCACATCGGCCCCGCGGCCCCATCGCGGCGCTCTACAGAGGCCCGGGGCCAAAATACAAGCTGCCAACGAACACCG GTTACAAACTGCACGACCCGTCTCGGCCGCGAGCCCCCGCCTTCTCCTTCGGCTCGCGTCCACCCTTGCGGCATGCAACCTGCGGACCCGGGCCGAGTTACCTGGTGCCTGCTCGCATGACTGTGCGCGGCACAGTTGGCTCCCCGGCCTTCTCCATCTACGGTCGCCTAAGCCACACGGCGCCTGTCCTCACTCCGGGACCGG GCAGGTACTACCCAGAACGCGCGAGAAATGTGACGTACCCCAGCGCTCCTCGGCATACCATCGCTCCCCGAAACTGGGGCATCCTCGCAAAGCAAGAAACCCCAG GCCCTGGGTCCTACACCGTGCCTTCGCTCTTGGGCTCACGAGTCATAAGCAAAGTCTCAGCCCCAACTTACTCCATCTACAGCCGCAGCCCTGTGGGCAGCTGCTTCGAGGACCTCAGCAAG ACCCCAGGCCCTTGTGCCTACCACGTAGTGAATCCTATGATCTACAAGACTCGAGCCCCGCAGTTCACGATGCTGGGGAGGACTCTGCCACCCCGAGAGAACACCAAGAAGCCAGGACCTGCATCCTACAGCGTGGACAAGGTGGTCTGGAGTCGAGGGTCAAGGGGCAGGGGATGA